Within Alteribacter lacisalsi, the genomic segment GGATCGTGAATTAGCACTGGAAATTGTCCGCGTAACCGAAGCAGCAGCTCTGGGGTCAGCCCAATGGATGGGACGGGGCCTGAAGAATGAAGCCGACGATGCCGCAACAACTGCGATGCGTAACATGTTTGATTCTGTGAACATGCGAGGCACAGTCGTCATTGGTGAGGGTGAACTGGACGAAGCACCGATGCTCTACATCGGTGAGGAACTCGGTTCCGGCACAGGCCCTGAGGTGGATATCGCTGTTGATCCTCTTGAAGGGACGAGCATCGTAGCAAAAGGACACCCGAACGCCATGGCCGTCATCGCCATCGCAGATCGAGGCACCCTTTTGCATGCGCCTGATATGTATATGGAAAAGCTCGTTGTAGGTCCGGAAGCAGCCGGCCTCGTTCGCCTTGATGATCCGATTGAAAAAACGATTGATATCGTAGCAAAAATGAACAACAAACGTGTGCGGGATGTCACGGTCATTATTCAGGAGCGTGAACGTCATCAGGAGCTTGTTGACCGGATTCGTGCCAAAGGAGCACGCGTTACCCTTTTCGGAGACGGGGACGTTGGTGCGTCAATTGCTACGGCAATGCCGCGGACAGGTATTGACCTGTTTGTAGGGACCGGCGGTGCACCCGAGGGTGTTATTTCCGCTGCCGCCATTAAAACACTTGGCGGTGACATGCAGGCGCGCCTTGTTCCGATGAATGAAGAAGAAGCAGAGCGCTGCCGCAAAATGGGTGTCGAGGATACAAGCAAGGTTCTTCAGCTCGATGACCTGGTCAAAAGCGATGATGCTATTTTTGCCGCAACAGGCGTGTCTACCGGTGAACTTCTTGAAGGCGTGCGCTTTCTGAGCGGAGACCACGTGGAAACCGACTCCATCGTCATGCGTGCAAAAACCGGTACAGTACGGTATATTAAAGCTCAGCACCGTCTGAATAAGAAGCCCCCTCTCCAGGAACAGGGGTAAGTACCGGAAAGAGAGGATGAACACGGATGTCCGAGCGCTTCTATCTCTACAACGACACGGAAGATACGAAAACCCGCTTCGTCAGCTTCATGGGGGAAGAACAGCGTTTTGATCTGGCCATTACCATGTCGACACGTTACTATGGCAAAAAACTTGTCCTTAATATGCTTTCCAACCGTTTTGCCATTATCGGTCCAGACGATCTTGACGAACCCGGCTACCTTGAACATGCTTTTAACCTTGAAGAGGCAGAAGCAGAGGAACTCCGCCAGTTTTTATATGAAGTGATATGATATCTGATAATATCTACCTGTACCAAAAACACCTCCCGGTGGCATACTAAGCCCGGGAGGTGTTTCGTTATGCCTGATAAAGACGAACGCAAATATACAGACTTTACCGTGGTGGAAAATAACCGGAATTATGTTCTGCCTGAAATTACGCCTGAAGGCCCATACGGCTCTCCAATCGAGCGACCGCTGGGAAAAAGCTCGCCGTGGCACGAAGGACAGCGTTCCTACAGTGCCTTTAATTACGAATACAAAAATCTGCACGAAGGCTTGGACAGGAAAGACCCCGGGTCCCACCCGACTCACGATGATAAGCGCTATAACGGCGGCGGAAGACAGTAAGGATACACGCTTACTGACAGGCGAGACCCCGCAGGCACAGCTGAACAAGCTTTCCGGCATCACGGGCGGAAAGCGAACGGACGGCGTGAAGCGAAGCTACTGTGCAGTCTTTTCCACGGTATACAAAAAAGACCGCCTGCCCAGAAAAGAGCAGACGGTCTTTTACATTTTCGGAAAGCTTACAATCCTGCAGGAGCCTCCTGGTGAGCCTTCTTTTTATCTTTATCTTTACTGTTGTTATCTTTATCTTCCTTTTTTTCCTTCACTTTTTTTATCACAAAGTAAGGACAGCCGAAATTACAGTACTCATAAAGGTATTCCGGCAGGGAGCTGATTTTTGATTCGAATGCGGCTTTCCGGTGCTGGTCCTCAAAGAACCCCTTCAGCCTGAGCTGATTGTAGCCCCAGTCGCCTACAATGTAATCGTATTTGTTCAGCACATCACTGTAGCGGGACTTAAAGTCCTCTTCAACGAAGCCGCCTCTCACGTCTTCGAGCAGTTCATACTGATTTCCCTGAACACGAATCATTGTTACCACCTCTCTTTACTCCTTTTATCTTGCCTTATTTTATGAAGAATTTCAATGTTTTTCCCCGGGTAAGCCGCTAACCCGTTCCACGTACTTCTGTAAAACGGCACAAATTACCGCTCCTAATAACACCTTTTCCTGAGAAACCTATACTCAGGAGGTGGAAAAAATGAAACGTATGATTGCAGCATCACTATTACTTACTGCGGCTCTTACTGCCTGTGGCGGCCAAATGGAGAATTTGACCAGCCCTTACGGTCAAGGTCAGAATCAGGCTGACGGAGAGGGACGCTGGACTTCGATGGGTACAGGAAATACCCAGGAAGGCTACAACGTCATCAACCGTGAAGGCAGACCCGGTCACGATGAATTTAACCGGTTCGGCTTTGTGACAGAGACGAAAGAATCTGCCAGTGAAAAAGAAGCTCCAGGCTATGCGGTGTATGACAAGGAACTGCTTGCGGACTCCATC encodes:
- the glpX gene encoding class II fructose-bisphosphatase translates to MDRELALEIVRVTEAAALGSAQWMGRGLKNEADDAATTAMRNMFDSVNMRGTVVIGEGELDEAPMLYIGEELGSGTGPEVDIAVDPLEGTSIVAKGHPNAMAVIAIADRGTLLHAPDMYMEKLVVGPEAAGLVRLDDPIEKTIDIVAKMNNKRVRDVTVIIQERERHQELVDRIRAKGARVTLFGDGDVGASIATAMPRTGIDLFVGTGGAPEGVISAAAIKTLGGDMQARLVPMNEEEAERCRKMGVEDTSKVLQLDDLVKSDDAIFAATGVSTGELLEGVRFLSGDHVETDSIVMRAKTGTVRYIKAQHRLNKKPPLQEQG
- a CDS encoding DUF3055 domain-containing protein, translated to MSERFYLYNDTEDTKTRFVSFMGEEQRFDLAITMSTRYYGKKLVLNMLSNRFAIIGPDDLDEPGYLEHAFNLEEAEAEELRQFLYEVI
- a CDS encoding YutD family protein codes for the protein MIRVQGNQYELLEDVRGGFVEEDFKSRYSDVLNKYDYIVGDWGYNQLRLKGFFEDQHRKAAFESKISSLPEYLYEYCNFGCPYFVIKKVKEKKEDKDNNSKDKDKKKAHQEAPAGL